CTGCAGCGGGACGATCAGCGTGCTGTACATCCGCATGGATCCCGTCTCGGGGATCAGCCGCGCCAGCAGCGGAACGGGCTGGAACTGCTGGAAGGGCGCGGTCAGGTAGTGCTGCCCCATCGTGAAGTGGTCGTAGCCCGCGTCCCGGACCGCGTGCACCCACTCGAGCAGCTCGCCGAACCGTTCCTGCATGTCCTGGTCACGGGGCTGCTGGGCCAGGCCCAGCAGGTTGACGCCGAAGTACATGCGCGGGGCTCCTTCGTCGGTGCGGATGTGCCGTCTCAGCAGAGGTCAGAGGGACATCGCCATGCCGCCGTCGACGCCGACGGTCTGGCCGGTGATGTAGGTGTTGGCCGGGGAGCCCAGCAGGAGCGACACGGGGACGATCTCCTCCGCGCTGCCGAAGCGCCCGAGCGGGATGTGCGCGGCGGCGAACTGCGCGCGGGCGTCGTCGCTGGGGAAGTTGCGGTCGAGCTGCCGGCTGCGGATCCGGCCGGGGGCGATGCAGTTGACCAGGATGCCGTCGGCAGCCAGCTCACGGCTCAGCGTCTTGCCCAGGGCCGTCACACCGGCCTTGCCGACGTTGGACACCACGTGGCCGGGCCGCGGCTCGCTCGCCGACAGAGCGCTGATCAGGACGATCCGCCCGCCGGACTCCTTGAGCAGCGGCGCCGTCGCCCGGACCAACCGGATCGTGCTGCGGAGGTTGACCTCCAGCCCGGCGTCCCAGGCCTCGTCGGACAGCTCGTCCACCCGGCCCTTCACCGCTCCCCCTGCGGCGGCGACCAGGGTGTCCAGGCCGCCCAACTCCCGGGCCGCCGCGTCGGCCAGCGTCTCGGCCGCGCCGGGTGCCGAGAGGTCGGCCAGCACCCGGGCGGCGACCCCGTCCGGTACCG
The DNA window shown above is from Blastococcus colisei and carries:
- a CDS encoding SDR family NAD(P)-dependent oxidoreductase is translated as MDLGLQGSRVLITGASGGLGGAIAAGFVAEGARVLAASRTDEHPVPDGVAARVLADLSAPGAAETLADAAARELGGLDTLVAAAGGAVKGRVDELSDEAWDAGLEVNLRSTIRLVRATAPLLKESGGRIVLISALSASEPRPGHVVSNVGKAGVTALGKTLSRELAADGILVNCIAPGRIRSRQLDRNFPSDDARAQFAAAHIPLGRFGSAEEIVPVSLLLGSPANTYITGQTVGVDGGMAMSL